One window of the Streptococcus parasanguinis ATCC 15912 genome contains the following:
- the ldcB gene encoding LD-carboxypeptidase LdcB/DacB, translated as MKARFSKLTLVTVALLTLTACSQSQSTSSKSSAKEESKQTQTKTSKETSSTKNTSKETGKEESSKAGKSDVKVDSGVSYNGSYYSVKGKYGEVMIANKHYPLSPDFNPGEDPEAVSALHELIAAMQAEGYPISDQYSGFRSYDTQVGLYQNYVNQDGQEAADRYSARPGYSEHQTGLTFDLIDTSGNLVTEPGPSKWLLKNAAKYGFVVRYQEGKEKVTGYMPESWHLRYIGKEAQDIADSGLSLEEYYGFTGGDYVDK; from the coding sequence ATGAAAGCAAGATTTTCCAAATTAACTTTGGTGACAGTTGCCTTGTTAACCCTGACAGCTTGCTCCCAATCTCAATCCACTAGTTCTAAATCTTCTGCAAAAGAAGAAAGCAAACAAACGCAAACCAAGACTTCCAAAGAAACGTCTTCTACAAAGAATACGTCAAAAGAGACTGGCAAAGAAGAATCGTCAAAAGCTGGTAAGTCAGATGTGAAAGTGGATTCTGGTGTCAGCTATAATGGTTCCTACTATAGTGTCAAAGGGAAATATGGTGAGGTCATGATCGCCAACAAACATTATCCCTTGTCGCCTGACTTTAACCCAGGGGAAGATCCTGAAGCTGTTTCAGCCCTTCATGAATTGATCGCAGCCATGCAGGCAGAAGGTTATCCGATCAGTGACCAATATAGTGGTTTTCGTAGCTACGACACCCAAGTTGGCCTCTACCAAAACTATGTCAATCAAGATGGTCAGGAGGCCGCAGATCGTTATTCTGCAAGACCGGGTTATAGTGAACACCAGACAGGTTTGACCTTTGATCTGATCGATACCAGTGGTAATTTGGTAACCGAACCTGGACCAAGTAAGTGGTTGCTCAAGAATGCTGCTAAATATGGCTTTGTGGTTCGTTACCAAGAAGGAAAAGAAAAAGTAACAGGCTACATGCCAGAGAGCTGGCATCTCCGCTATATCGGAAAAGAAGCGCAAGATATCGCTGACTCAGGTTTGAGTCTGGAAGAATACTATGGCTTCACCGGTGGCGATTACGTTGATAAATAA
- the rpsT gene encoding 30S ribosomal protein S20 gives MEVNNLANIKSAIKRAELNVKQNEKNSAQKSAMRTAIKAFEANPSEELYRAASSAIDKAETKGLIHKNKASRDKARLAAKLG, from the coding sequence ATGGAGGTGAATAACTTGGCAAACATTAAATCAGCTATCAAACGCGCTGAATTGAACGTTAAACAAAACGAAAAAAACTCAGCTCAAAAATCAGCTATGCGTACTGCAATCAAAGCTTTTGAAGCAAACCCATCTGAAGAACTTTACCGCGCTGCTAGCTCAGCTATCGATAAAGCAGAAACTAAAGGTTTGATCCACAAGAACAAAGCTAGCCGTGATAAAGCACGTCTTGCAGCGAAACTTGGTTAA
- a CDS encoding ABC transporter permease: MSIVTILSILVSSMIVYAAPLIFTSIGGAYSEHAGVVNVGLEGIMVMGAFSGIIFNLTFEPTLGNLTPWLSLIVAAGIGVLFSLIHAVATIHFRADHIVSGTVLNLMAPPLAVFLVKAMYNKGQTDNIKVAFGKTSIPVLSKIPVIGDIFFNNASIIGWVAILFSFFAWFIMFKTKFGLRLRSVGEHPQAADTLGINVYRMRYLGVMISGALAGIGGAIYAQSVSVNFAVTTIVGPGFIALAAMIFGKWNPIGAMLASLFFGASQSLAVIGNQLPLLKGIPSIYLQIAPYVLTMVVLAAFFGQAVAPKADGVNYIKSK; encoded by the coding sequence ATGAGTATTGTAACGATTTTAAGTATTCTTGTTTCCTCTATGATTGTGTATGCGGCGCCGCTGATCTTCACAAGTATCGGAGGAGCATACTCAGAACACGCTGGGGTTGTTAACGTTGGTCTGGAAGGAATCATGGTTATGGGAGCCTTCTCAGGTATTATCTTTAACTTGACTTTTGAGCCTACGTTAGGGAATTTGACACCATGGTTGTCCTTGATCGTTGCTGCAGGGATTGGAGTACTCTTCTCCTTGATCCACGCGGTGGCAACCATTCATTTCCGTGCTGACCATATCGTCTCAGGTACGGTATTGAACTTGATGGCACCACCACTTGCGGTCTTCCTTGTTAAAGCGATGTACAACAAGGGTCAAACTGATAATATCAAAGTTGCCTTCGGGAAAACATCCATTCCGGTCTTATCTAAAATTCCGGTGATTGGGGATATTTTCTTCAACAATGCCAGCATCATTGGTTGGGTTGCGATTCTCTTTTCATTCTTTGCTTGGTTTATCATGTTCAAGACGAAATTTGGATTGCGTCTTCGTTCAGTTGGGGAACACCCACAAGCAGCAGATACATTGGGAATCAATGTATATAGAATGCGCTACTTAGGAGTGATGATCTCAGGTGCCCTAGCAGGAATCGGAGGAGCCATTTACGCTCAGTCAGTTTCTGTTAACTTCGCGGTAACTACTATTGTAGGTCCTGGATTTATCGCCCTTGCGGCCATGATTTTCGGGAAATGGAACCCAATCGGGGCCATGCTGGCTAGTCTCTTCTTTGGAGCTTCACAAAGTTTGGCTGTTATCGGGAATCAATTGCCTTTACTTAAAGGTATCCCATCCATCTACTTGCAAATTGCGCCTTACGTCTTGACCATGGTTGTCTTGGCAGCCTTCTTCGGACAAGCAGTTGCGCCAAAAGCAGATGGTGTTAACTACATTAAATCGAAATAA
- the deoC gene encoding deoxyribose-phosphate aldolase, whose amino-acid sequence MKLNKYIDHTFLKPDAQQEQIEKLIEEAKAYGFASVCVNPTWVNFAAEGLCDSDVKVCTVIGFPLGANTPFVKACETKNAIQNGADEIDMVINIGALKSKNLALVEEDIQAVVEASGDKLVKVIIETCLLTDDEKVVACQIAKEAGADFVKTSTGFSTGGATVEDVALMRQTVGPDMGVKASGGARSYEDALAFIDAGATRIGTSSGVAIMEGKVAHGDY is encoded by the coding sequence ATGAAGTTAAATAAATATATCGATCACACTTTTTTAAAACCAGACGCGCAACAAGAACAGATCGAAAAGCTGATAGAAGAAGCCAAGGCTTATGGTTTTGCGAGTGTCTGTGTGAACCCGACATGGGTGAATTTTGCGGCTGAGGGCTTGTGCGATTCAGACGTTAAAGTTTGTACCGTTATTGGTTTTCCTTTGGGAGCAAATACACCATTTGTCAAAGCGTGTGAAACAAAAAATGCTATTCAAAATGGTGCCGATGAAATTGACATGGTCATTAATATCGGAGCACTTAAGTCTAAGAATTTAGCACTAGTTGAGGAAGATATCCAAGCGGTAGTCGAAGCGAGCGGGGATAAGCTTGTCAAAGTCATTATTGAGACTTGTCTCTTAACAGACGATGAAAAGGTCGTTGCTTGCCAAATTGCTAAAGAGGCTGGGGCAGACTTTGTGAAGACTTCAACTGGCTTCTCTACTGGAGGAGCAACGGTAGAAGATGTGGCCTTAATGCGTCAAACAGTTGGACCTGACATGGGTGTTAAGGCTTCTGGTGGTGCTCGCTCTTATGAAGATGCTCTTGCTTTTATCGATGCTGGTGCGACCCGTATCGGAACTTCTTCTGGTGTAGCAATCATGGAAGGAAAGGTGGCTCATGGCGACTACTGA
- the coaA gene encoding type I pantothenate kinase: MDKEFLHFEKINRETWQNLHRKTTPPLSQTELNSIKSFNDRINLHDVRDVYLPLTNLIGIYKRSKEDLAFSKGIFLQKTSERQPFIIGVSGSVAVGKSTTSRLLQILLSRTFEGSSVELVTTDGFLYPNAVLKEQELLNRKGFPESYDMELLLHFLNQIKNNKSVEIPVYSHEIYDIVPDEKQTILPADFVIVEGINVFQNPQNDSLYMTDFFDFSIYVDAAVDDIESWYIDRFQKLLALAQNDPNNYYYRFTEQPLEEVLNMAHQVWESINLVNLQHYIQPTRNRADLILHKATNHEIDEIYLKR; the protein is encoded by the coding sequence ATGGACAAAGAATTTCTACATTTTGAAAAAATTAATCGAGAAACGTGGCAAAATTTGCACCGCAAAACCACCCCACCTCTCTCTCAAACAGAGCTCAATTCTATTAAAAGTTTTAACGACCGCATCAACCTCCATGATGTACGTGACGTCTACCTGCCTTTGACAAACCTGATTGGAATCTACAAGCGTTCCAAAGAAGATTTGGCCTTCTCAAAAGGTATTTTTCTTCAAAAAACGAGTGAACGCCAACCCTTTATCATTGGGGTTTCAGGGAGTGTTGCTGTTGGGAAATCGACCACCAGCCGTCTTCTACAGATTCTGCTTTCGCGGACCTTCGAAGGCTCGAGCGTGGAATTGGTAACAACGGATGGCTTTCTTTATCCCAACGCTGTCTTAAAAGAACAGGAGCTTCTCAATCGAAAGGGATTTCCAGAAAGTTATGATATGGAATTACTCCTTCATTTTCTTAATCAAATCAAAAACAACAAGAGCGTAGAAATCCCTGTCTATTCCCACGAAATATACGATATTGTCCCAGATGAGAAGCAAACCATTTTACCGGCTGATTTTGTCATTGTAGAAGGGATCAATGTCTTTCAAAATCCGCAAAATGACAGTCTCTATATGACCGATTTCTTTGATTTTTCGATCTATGTGGATGCCGCGGTCGACGATATCGAATCTTGGTATATCGATCGCTTCCAAAAACTCCTTGCATTAGCTCAGAATGATCCCAATAACTACTACTATCGATTTACAGAGCAACCCCTAGAAGAAGTTTTAAACATGGCCCATCAGGTCTGGGAATCCATTAATTTAGTCAACTTGCAACATTACATCCAACCAACCAGAAACCGAGCTGATCTGATTCTCCATAAGGCAACCAACCATGAAATCGACGAAATTTATCTCAAACGCTAG
- a CDS encoding cytidine deaminase, translated as MATTEMVDLAVEVSKQAYVPYSHFPIGAVLLTKDGEIYTGVNIENASFGLTNCGERTAIFKAVSEGARDFQELIIYGQTEKPISPCGACRQVMAEFFEPDLPVTLVSKDKSTVVMTVKELLPYSFTDLT; from the coding sequence ATGGCGACTACTGAGATGGTTGACTTAGCAGTTGAAGTGAGTAAACAAGCCTATGTGCCCTATTCTCATTTCCCAATTGGAGCTGTACTGCTAACAAAGGATGGGGAAATCTATACAGGGGTCAATATCGAAAATGCCAGTTTTGGATTAACTAACTGTGGAGAACGGACAGCCATTTTTAAAGCTGTTTCTGAAGGAGCTCGTGACTTTCAAGAGCTCATTATCTACGGGCAAACAGAAAAACCCATCTCTCCATGTGGTGCTTGTCGCCAGGTCATGGCTGAATTTTTTGAGCCAGACCTTCCTGTAACCTTAGTATCTAAAGATAAATCGACGGTCGTGATGACGGTCAAGGAATTACTTCCATATTCCTTTACAGACTTGACTTAA
- a CDS encoding BMP family lipoprotein, whose protein sequence is MNKKQWLGLGLVTVAAIGLAACGNRASKKDSANSESKTDLKVAIVTDTGGVDDKSFNQSAWEGLQAWGKENGLSKGNGFDYFQSTDQSQYATNLDEAVSNDYKLIFGVGFALSDSIKKAAKDNEDVNYVIIDDRIEGQKNVASAVYADNEAGYLAGIAAAKTTKTKQVGFVGGMESEVITRFRAGFEAGVKSVDPSIKVQVDYAGSFGDSAKGKTIAAAQYAAGADVIYQVAGGTGAGVFSEAKDLNEKKNEDEKVWVLGVDRDQKAEGEYTSKDGKKSNFVLASSLKKVGESVKDLAKKAADGKFPGGKVITYSLKDGGVDLTTDNLSADAKKAVEDAKAKILDGSLKVPEK, encoded by the coding sequence ATGAACAAGAAACAATGGCTAGGCCTTGGTCTAGTAACTGTCGCTGCTATCGGACTTGCAGCATGTGGAAATCGTGCGTCTAAAAAAGATAGCGCTAACTCAGAATCTAAAACAGATTTGAAAGTTGCTATCGTTACCGATACTGGTGGTGTGGATGACAAATCATTCAACCAATCTGCTTGGGAAGGTTTGCAAGCTTGGGGTAAAGAAAACGGTCTTTCTAAAGGGAACGGATTTGACTACTTCCAATCAACAGATCAATCTCAATATGCGACAAACCTTGATGAAGCTGTTTCTAACGACTACAAATTGATCTTTGGTGTTGGTTTTGCCTTGAGCGACTCTATTAAAAAAGCTGCAAAAGACAACGAAGATGTGAACTATGTCATCATCGATGACCGTATTGAAGGACAAAAGAACGTAGCATCTGCTGTTTATGCCGATAACGAAGCTGGTTACCTTGCTGGTATCGCTGCTGCAAAAACTACAAAAACTAAACAAGTTGGTTTTGTAGGTGGTATGGAAAGTGAAGTTATCACTCGTTTCCGCGCTGGATTTGAAGCTGGTGTTAAATCTGTTGACCCATCTATCAAAGTTCAAGTAGACTACGCTGGTTCATTCGGTGACTCTGCTAAAGGTAAAACAATTGCCGCTGCACAATACGCTGCAGGTGCAGATGTTATCTACCAAGTAGCTGGTGGTACTGGTGCAGGTGTCTTCTCTGAAGCTAAAGACTTGAACGAGAAGAAAAATGAAGACGAAAAAGTTTGGGTTCTTGGGGTTGACCGTGACCAAAAAGCTGAAGGTGAATACACTTCTAAAGATGGCAAAAAATCTAACTTCGTATTGGCTTCAAGCTTGAAGAAAGTCGGAGAATCTGTAAAAGACTTAGCTAAGAAAGCTGCTGACGGTAAATTCCCTGGCGGTAAAGTGATTACTTATAGCTTGAAAGATGGTGGAGTTGATTTGACAACCGACAACCTTTCTGCAGATGCTAAAAAAGCTGTCGAAGATGCCAAAGCTAAAATCCTTGATGGGTCTCTTAAAGTTCCTGAAAAATAA
- a CDS encoding pyrimidine-nucleoside phosphorylase, which produces MRAVDIIQKKRDGLALNKEEIEWLIEGYVAGTVPDYQMSAFAMAVYFKGMTTEEISHMTMKMVQTGQQFDLSAIPGIKVDKHSTGGVGDKVTLVLVPLVASFGVPVAKMSGRGLGHTGGTIDKLESIKGFQIERTQEEFIQQVQEIGLSVIGQSDQLVKADKLLYALRDVTATVDTIPLIASSVMSKKIAAGADAILLDVTVGEGAFMKNIEDARRLARTMVDLGNAVGRKTIAVITDMSQPLGTSIGNRLEILEALDILKGQGRADVTEFICELAQIMLKLANVDQTIEAIHAHLSNGQALAKFEEMVVAQGGDLEELHRPVKVDQVLEVTADHDGVIAALPAMEFGLFAMRLGAGRAVKSDPLDYETGIVFDKKVGEHVKKGERIARIFMNEKNSQESVTEFKKNVKILERAESVKEIIEIIS; this is translated from the coding sequence ATGAGAGCAGTAGATATCATTCAGAAAAAAAGAGATGGTCTTGCCTTAAACAAGGAAGAAATTGAATGGCTGATTGAGGGCTATGTGGCTGGAACAGTACCAGATTACCAAATGTCTGCTTTTGCTATGGCTGTTTATTTTAAAGGGATGACGACGGAAGAAATCTCTCATATGACCATGAAGATGGTCCAAACGGGGCAACAGTTTGATTTGTCAGCTATTCCAGGGATCAAGGTGGACAAGCATTCGACTGGCGGTGTGGGAGACAAGGTAACCTTGGTCTTGGTGCCTTTGGTTGCAAGTTTCGGAGTGCCGGTTGCTAAAATGAGCGGTCGTGGCTTAGGCCACACAGGTGGGACCATCGATAAGTTGGAATCCATTAAAGGCTTCCAGATTGAACGGACCCAAGAGGAATTTATCCAGCAGGTGCAGGAGATCGGCTTATCGGTCATTGGTCAATCCGACCAACTCGTAAAAGCAGACAAACTCTTGTATGCTCTGCGTGATGTGACAGCGACAGTGGACACCATTCCTTTGATTGCTAGCTCCGTCATGAGTAAGAAAATTGCTGCAGGTGCCGATGCCATTCTTTTGGACGTGACAGTGGGCGAGGGTGCCTTCATGAAGAATATTGAGGATGCTCGTCGCTTAGCCCGTACCATGGTGGATCTTGGTAATGCCGTAGGGCGCAAGACAATCGCTGTCATTACAGATATGAGCCAACCCTTGGGAACCAGTATTGGCAATCGTTTAGAGATTTTGGAAGCCCTGGATATTCTGAAAGGACAGGGGCGCGCTGATGTGACAGAGTTTATTTGTGAATTAGCGCAAATCATGTTGAAATTAGCCAATGTGGACCAAACGATTGAAGCCATCCATGCACACTTGAGCAATGGACAAGCCTTAGCGAAGTTTGAAGAAATGGTTGTGGCTCAAGGTGGAGACTTAGAAGAATTGCATCGTCCTGTCAAAGTGGATCAGGTCCTTGAAGTAACAGCGGATCACGATGGCGTTATTGCTGCTTTACCTGCCATGGAGTTTGGCTTGTTTGCTATGCGCCTGGGTGCTGGTCGTGCCGTCAAATCGGATCCCCTCGATTATGAAACAGGGATTGTGTTTGACAAAAAAGTGGGAGAGCACGTCAAAAAAGGGGAACGTATTGCCCGCATTTTCATGAATGAAAAAAATTCACAAGAAAGCGTTACAGAATTCAAAAAAAATGTTAAAATACTAGAAAGGGCTGAAAGCGTTAAAGAAATTATTGAAATAATATCTTAA
- a CDS encoding class I SAM-dependent methyltransferase: MSKMYFDVNPDAAHDIHDLAVVLLGQKMNFYTDAGVFSKKMIDYGSQVLLSTLDFQEGESVLDVGCGYGPIGLSLTKAQGVAVTMVDVNERALDLAKKNASRNGVEAQIFSSDVYEAVEGVFDHVISNPPIRAGKKVVHQVITGSFEHLKPGGDLTIVIQKKQGAPSAKAKMEETFGNCEIVKKDKGYYILRSEKES, from the coding sequence ATGAGTAAAATGTATTTTGATGTAAACCCAGATGCAGCCCATGATATTCATGATCTGGCTGTTGTTTTATTGGGGCAAAAGATGAATTTCTATACAGACGCTGGCGTCTTTAGTAAAAAAATGATTGACTATGGAAGCCAGGTCCTCTTATCAACTTTGGATTTTCAAGAAGGGGAAAGTGTCCTTGATGTTGGCTGTGGCTATGGTCCAATTGGCCTCTCTCTAACTAAAGCCCAGGGAGTTGCAGTGACTATGGTCGATGTCAATGAGAGGGCACTAGACTTGGCTAAGAAAAATGCCAGCCGAAACGGCGTGGAAGCCCAGATCTTTTCTTCAGATGTCTATGAAGCAGTAGAAGGAGTCTTTGACCATGTGATCAGTAATCCGCCGATCCGAGCTGGTAAGAAAGTGGTTCACCAAGTGATCACTGGTAGTTTTGAACATTTGAAACCAGGTGGAGACTTGACCATTGTCATTCAAAAAAAACAAGGGGCTCCGAGCGCTAAGGCCAAGATGGAAGAGACGTTTGGCAATTGTGAAATCGTAAAAAAAGACAAAGGCTATTATATTTTAAGAAGTGAGAAAGAATCATGA
- a CDS encoding ABC transporter permease translates to MNKNLKQIAVPLVSVLLGLVLGAIIMWAFSYDPLWGYELLFKKAFGSIKSWGNISRAMGPLILVALGFSVASRAGFFNVGLPGQAFAGWIMATWFALSFPNMPRLLMIPMTVLIAAVAGGFIGAIPGFLRAYLGTSEVIITIMMNYIVLYGGNALIHSFPASLMKNKDSTIDVGANAVYQTDWLRNLTDKSQMNIGIFFAIIAVVVIWFLMKKTTLGFEIRAVGLNANAAEYAGMSAKRTIILSMIISGALAGIGGVAEGLGIYSNVYVQTSSMSVGFNGMAVALLAMNSPIGIPFAAFLFGALQIGGVGMKPAAIPEEVVQIVTASIIFFVCAHYIIEKMISMRSAKKGGAN, encoded by the coding sequence ATGAATAAGAATTTAAAACAAATTGCCGTTCCATTGGTGTCTGTCCTTTTAGGATTGGTCTTGGGTGCCATTATTATGTGGGCCTTCAGCTATGATCCCCTTTGGGGATATGAATTGCTGTTTAAGAAAGCCTTTGGTTCGATTAAGAGTTGGGGAAATATTTCCCGTGCCATGGGGCCACTGATTTTAGTTGCTCTTGGATTTTCAGTAGCAAGCCGGGCCGGCTTCTTTAATGTTGGACTTCCTGGTCAGGCTTTTGCTGGATGGATCATGGCGACTTGGTTTGCCCTTTCCTTCCCAAATATGCCTCGCTTACTGATGATTCCGATGACCGTTTTGATTGCGGCTGTCGCAGGTGGATTTATTGGAGCGATTCCTGGTTTCCTTCGTGCCTATCTTGGAACCAGTGAGGTCATCATCACCATTATGATGAACTATATTGTTCTCTATGGTGGGAATGCCTTGATTCATAGCTTCCCGGCTTCCTTGATGAAAAACAAGGACTCAACCATTGATGTGGGAGCCAACGCTGTCTACCAGACGGATTGGTTGCGTAATTTGACGGACAAATCACAAATGAACATCGGGATCTTCTTTGCCATCATCGCAGTGGTGGTCATCTGGTTCTTGATGAAGAAAACAACACTTGGTTTTGAAATCCGTGCCGTTGGTCTCAATGCGAATGCGGCAGAATACGCAGGGATGTCTGCAAAACGGACCATTATCCTTTCTATGATCATTTCTGGTGCTCTTGCTGGTATCGGTGGGGTAGCAGAAGGTCTGGGGATTTACTCAAATGTCTATGTTCAAACCAGCTCGATGAGTGTTGGATTTAACGGTATGGCCGTAGCCCTTCTTGCGATGAATTCACCAATTGGTATTCCATTTGCTGCCTTCTTGTTTGGAGCACTTCAAATTGGGGGAGTTGGTATGAAGCCAGCTGCCATCCCTGAAGAAGTCGTTCAAATTGTGACAGCATCCATTATCTTCTTCGTATGTGCCCACTACATTATCGAAAAAATGATCTCGATGCGTTCAGCTAAAAAAGGAGGAGCAAACTAA
- a CDS encoding ABC transporter ATP-binding protein, with product MTHEYVIEMREITKKFGDFVANDKINLQLRKGEIHALLGENGAGKSTLMNMLAGLLEPTSGDIVVNGKTVNLDSPSKAASLGIGMVHQHFMLVEAFTVAENIILGSETTKHGVLDLKKASQDILELSKKYGLAVDPNAKVEDISVGAQQRVEILKTLYRGADILIFDEPTAVLTPAEIEELMTIMKNLANEGKSIILITHKLDEIRAVSDRVTVIRRGKSIETVEIGGATNQDLAEMMVGRSVSFKTEKGPSQPKEVVLSIENLVVNENRGVPAVKNLSLELRAGEVVGIAGIDGNGQSELIQAITGLRKVKSGSIKIKGKDVVGLRPRQITEMKVGHVPEDRHRDGLVLDMMISENIALQTYYKEPLSKNGILNYPNITSYAKKLMEEFDVRAASEVVPAKALSGGNQQKAIIAREIDRDPDLLIVSQPTRGLDVGAIEYIHKRLIQERDNGKAVLVVSFELDEILNVSDRIAVIHDGKIQGIVTPETTNKQELGILMAGGKVKEGASNE from the coding sequence ATGACACATGAATATGTCATCGAAATGCGTGAGATTACCAAAAAATTTGGTGACTTTGTAGCAAATGATAAGATTAATCTTCAGTTGCGCAAAGGTGAAATCCATGCACTTCTTGGAGAAAATGGTGCAGGGAAATCTACACTGATGAATATGTTGGCTGGTTTGTTGGAACCAACTAGCGGAGACATCGTGGTAAATGGAAAAACTGTTAACCTAGACTCACCTTCAAAAGCAGCTTCTTTAGGAATTGGAATGGTGCACCAACACTTTATGTTGGTTGAAGCTTTTACAGTTGCTGAAAATATTATCCTTGGTTCTGAAACCACTAAACATGGTGTTTTGGACCTTAAAAAAGCCAGTCAAGATATCCTTGAGTTGTCTAAAAAATATGGCTTGGCAGTAGATCCAAATGCCAAAGTTGAGGATATTTCCGTTGGTGCGCAGCAACGTGTGGAAATCTTAAAGACGCTTTATCGTGGAGCCGACATCCTGATCTTCGATGAACCAACTGCGGTGTTGACACCAGCTGAAATCGAAGAATTGATGACAATCATGAAGAACTTGGCGAATGAAGGAAAATCTATCATCTTGATTACGCACAAGTTGGATGAAATCCGTGCTGTTTCAGACCGCGTCACAGTTATCCGTCGCGGGAAATCTATTGAAACAGTCGAGATTGGTGGAGCTACTAACCAAGATTTGGCCGAAATGATGGTCGGTCGTTCTGTTTCCTTTAAAACGGAGAAAGGTCCTTCTCAACCAAAAGAAGTTGTCTTGTCGATCGAAAACTTGGTTGTAAACGAAAACCGGGGAGTCCCAGCTGTTAAGAATCTTTCGCTGGAACTTCGTGCTGGTGAAGTCGTCGGGATTGCAGGGATTGATGGAAATGGTCAGTCTGAGTTGATCCAAGCGATTACAGGATTACGGAAGGTAAAATCCGGTTCAATCAAGATTAAGGGCAAGGATGTTGTAGGACTTCGTCCACGTCAAATCACAGAAATGAAGGTGGGGCACGTCCCTGAAGACCGTCACCGGGATGGTTTGGTCCTGGATATGATGATTTCTGAAAACATTGCCCTTCAAACTTACTATAAAGAACCTCTTAGCAAGAATGGTATTTTGAATTATCCAAATATTACCTCTTATGCCAAGAAGTTGATGGAAGAGTTTGACGTTCGTGCAGCCAGTGAAGTGGTACCAGCTAAGGCTCTCTCTGGAGGGAACCAGCAAAAAGCCATTATCGCTCGCGAAATCGATCGCGATCCAGATCTTTTGATCGTCAGCCAGCCAACTCGTGGATTGGACGTTGGAGCGATCGAATATATACACAAACGCTTGATCCAAGAACGGGATAATGGGAAAGCCGTTCTGGTTGTCAGCTTTGAATTAGATGAAATTTTGAATGTTTCTGACCGTATTGCGGTTATTCATGATGGGAAGATCCAAGGGATCGTAACCCCTGAAACAACGAATAAGCAAGAACTTGGAATCCTCATGGCAGGAGGAAAAGTAAAGGAGGGAGCATCAAATGAATAA
- a CDS encoding DNA topology modulation protein: MKIVIIGYSGSGKSTLAENLSRHYSIPKLHMDTLQFQSGWIDSDRDWMEKEMRQFLSDHRDWVIDGNYSWCYYEERMEQADQIIFLNFSRWNCLFRAWKRYRRYKGRVRESMAAGCPERFDWEFIRWILWDGRQARQVTRYRTVNQTYPDKFISLKNQKELDAFLKTIQ, encoded by the coding sequence ATGAAAATCGTTATTATCGGCTATTCTGGATCAGGTAAATCCACCTTGGCTGAAAACTTATCCCGCCACTACTCCATTCCCAAGCTACATATGGACACCCTTCAATTTCAATCGGGTTGGATAGACAGTGATCGGGATTGGATGGAGAAAGAGATGAGACAGTTTCTTAGTGACCATAGAGACTGGGTCATTGATGGCAATTACTCTTGGTGCTACTATGAGGAGAGAATGGAGCAAGCCGACCAGATTATCTTTCTCAACTTCTCTCGTTGGAACTGCCTCTTTAGAGCCTGGAAACGATACCGCCGTTATAAAGGCCGAGTCCGAGAGAGTATGGCAGCAGGCTGCCCTGAACGCTTTGACTGGGAATTCATCCGTTGGATCCTTTGGGACGGTCGCCAAGCCAGACAGGTCACACGCTATCGGACTGTCAACCAAACCTATCCAGACAAATTTATCTCTCTCAAGAATCAAAAAGAGCTGGATGCATTTCTAAAAACAATCCAATAA